TGACGAACAACTTGCCGTCGCCAATCTTGCCGGTGCGTGCGACCTTGCAGATCGCATCGATGGCACGACTGACCTGGGCATCGTCGAGGGCTATCTCGAGTTTGACCTTGGGCAGGAAGTCGACCTGGTATTCGGCGCCTCGATAGAGCTCGGTGTGGCCGCGCTGGCGACCAAAGCCCTTGACCTCGGTGACGGTCAGGCCCTGCACGCCGACGTCGGCAAGTGCGAGGCGAACTTCATCGAGCTTGAATGGCTTGATGACGGCGGTGATGAGTTTCATGCACTGAACTCCTTTGGTGAGCGCTAGCGTTTGTCACCGAGGCGTTTGCAGCATGTATGCCAAGCGCATTCACTAAAGCATTTCAATCATTTAGAGTCTCGGCACCCAAGGGGCAACAAAGTCACGCACCAGATCGGGGCGCGGCGGGCGGGCGTGGACGAGAATGGCGCACCGGATTGAAGCGCATCCGCGCCATGCCGCCACGCGCGCGAGAGCCGGCCTGACAACTGGCATGACATGAACTCGCTCAAGCGACGCAAGTCGCAGCGACAAGCAGAATTTCCGCGGAGAAAGCGCATGTTTCGAACGATTACGCGGGTCGCGCTCGCGACCCTTGCCGTGCTGCCGCTGGCGGTGGCCGGCGACGCCATGGCCGCGCCGGACGCCGACCCGGTCGCGCTGCTGGCCGAGATGCAACGCGCGCTGGTGCCGAGCGTCGCCCAGTTCAGTCGCGTGCATGTCACAGCGCGCAGCGATCAGCCGGGCGGCGGCAGCAAGGATTGGGATGCCTTGGTCATCCGTCAGCGCGACGAGCAGGGGCCGCGCACGGCCTTCAGCCTGACCAAGCCGGCCAACCTGAAAGGCGTGGGCATGCTGACGGCGCCCCATCCGCGCAAGCCCGGCCTGGGCCTGTGGCTGGTCACCTCGGAGGAGCGACGCGCGGTGGAGTACTCACCACTGGAAGCCGATCGCCAGTTCCTGAGCACGCGCTTCAATTTCGACGACGTCGCCCTCACCAACCGCGAGACCCAACCGCCGATATTGCTGGGCAGTGAACAGGACAGTACGCATGGCGAGATGTGGAAGATTGAAACGCGCCCGCTGCTCGACCGCTATTACTCGCGCATGCTGACCTGGCTGGACGCCGACACCTACCTGCCGGTCAAACGCGAGTACTACGATCGCGCCGGCAAGCTGTGGAAAGTGGTGAGCTGGGAAACGAAAAAGATTGACGGCATTCCGACCGTGACTTCCATAGAACTGCACGATCTGCAGTCACGGGACACCGCCAGCTGGCGGGTGCAGGCCGTCGCCTATCACCATGACGCCCTGGCCAAGCGGGTGCTGAGCCCGATCGGCATGGGCGAAGTCCAGGCGCATCCGTTCTGGAGTCAGCTCGACGAACTCGCCCACGCCCAGGCCTCGCACGCGCCGTGACGACAGCGGCGGCGCGCGCATCGCATCGCGCACGGCGCGCCGCGTGTCTCGGTTACCGGCCGAAGACGCTGGTGACCAGTTCCGAATCGAGATATTCGCGCACGTGGGCGACCTTGTTGTCGCGCACCGTAACCACGATGCAATAGTTGTTGTTGTACGGCCGACCGTCCTTGGCGCTCGCTTCGCCGCGCGCTTCGATCACCACCCGATCGCCTTCCGCGGTCGCGGTGTCGACGTGCACCTTGATGCCGTCGGCCAGCACCTCGCCGAGCGGCGCGAACAGCTTGGCGACGAGCTCTTCCTTGCCGCGGAAAGTGCCGGCGAAACGGTGCGAGCCGAAGAACGTCCAGGTCACGTCATCGGCGAGGCGCGACATGAATCCATCGATATCGCCCTTGGTAACCGCGCCCCAGGTGTCCAGCACCAGTTGTTTGTTTGCTTCGACGCTCATCGCCCGCTCCCCTCGTCATGGTTGAAAGGCGGAACCATACCAGCGCGCTGCCGTGCCGCCCAGTGATCACCACGCGCTGGGCGACTCGCATTCGCGGGATCGAGGGCTTAAGATGCCGCCCGTCGACCAAGAGATTCGCCGATCCCGCCCAGCGATGCGCCTGCTCCTCCTGCTGCTCGGTTCACTGGCGCTGGGCCAGCCCCATGCCGAGACGCCGACCGTCCCCTACGAAAGCGAATACCAGGCCGCGCGCAAGACCTATCGCGCCCACCGCTACCAAGACTCGGCGCGCATGCTCGAAGCGCTATTGAAAGCCCATCCCGACTGCGCGCGCTGCGCGCACCTGTTGGGCAAGAGCTATGGCCGTCTTGCGCAACGCGCCAACTGGCTGTCGGCGATGGATCTCGCGCGCAAGACCTGCAGCGCGTTCGAGCTCGCGGTGCGGCTCGACCCCAAGGACGAAGGCGCGCTCGAGGATCTGATCCGCTATTACCGCGCCGCGCCTGAATTCCTCGGTGGCGGCGCCGACAAGGCGCGGGTGATGGAACAGCGCTTGAAGGGCCTCAAGGCCGGGCAGTGAGTGAGACTGTCAGCGCGAATGTCAGACTGAAGGGGGGGGGGGGGGGGTTCTGAGGCCTGACCCACAGGCTCATCGCATCAATTGTGGGTCGGACTTCAGTCTGACATTCCGCCTGCACATCGAACCCATCATTCAACGCTTCATGCCCACACCCAGGTTCTGCACCACCATCACCTCGATGAGATGGGGGCCGGGCGTCGCCATCGCTTTCGCGAACGCGCTTTCGAATTCGGCGACGGTTTCAACCTTGCACGCATCGACCTGCATGCCCTCGGCGATGCTGACCCAGTCGATCACCGGGTTGGCGAGGTCGAGCATCGACAGCGTCTTGGCATTGGGCTCGCCGGCCTTGAGGCGCACCAGTTCCACGTTGAGAATGGCGTAGCTGCTGTTGTTGAGCAGCACCACGGTGACGTCGCTGCGTTCGCGCGCCATGCTCCACAGAGACTGCACGGTATACATGGCGCTGCCGTCGGCCTGGAAAGCCACGACCTTGCGATCGGGGCAGGCTACCGACGCGCCGAAACTGACCGGCAGGCCCTGGCCGATGGAACCACCGGTGATCGCCAGCCAGTCATGGGCCGGCGCACCCTGGGTACGCAGGAAAAGTTCGAGTCCGCAGGTGATGCCTTCATCGGAAATGATGGCGTTGTCGGGCAGGCCGGCGCTGATCACATCGCCGATCGCGGCCGGGCTCAGCTCGCCATCGATGAGCGTGGGCTTGATGCGCGCTTGCCGCGGACAGTCCGCGGTCGTCACGCGCTTGGCGAGGGCGGCCACCGCGGCCGGGATGTCGTCATGCACGCCGGCCAGCGCAATCATCCTGCACTCGGGCGGCGCCAACAGGCTCGCCACGCCCGGATAGGCGAAGAACGCCACCGGCTCCTGGGCGCCGATCAGGATCATCTGTTCGAAGTCCTTCAGGAATTCGATGGCCTGTTCGGCGAAATAGGGGATGCGCGCCAGCGGCACGCGCCCGGCGCCGCGCTGCAGGCGCACGGGGAAGGTCTCGCACAGCAGCGTGGCATTGCAGCCGGCGGCGATGCGCCCGATCACTTCCAGCGGCGCTTCACGCATGGCGCCGCCGCCAATGACGATAGCTGTGCGACGACCATTGGCCAAGGCCGCAGCGACTTCATCGATGACACTCGACGCAACCGCGGCGAGGCCCTCGGGCGCGAGACGGTCATAGGATTTGTGCGCCGGCTCCCAGGCGTGGTTGGCGGGCACGATCAAGGTCGCGATGCGTCCGGCGCCACCGCGCGCGGCCTGCACCGCTTCGGCGCCGGCCAGTGCCAGGTCTTCGGCGGATGCCGAGGTGCGCACCCATTCCGATTGCAGGCGCGCATGGCCCGGCACGTCGGAAGTGAGGGGCGCGTTGTACTGGTGATGCCATACCGCGTGATCGCCGACGATGTTCACCACCGCCGAATGCGCCTTGCTGGCGTTGTGCAGGTTGGCCATGCCATTGGCATAACCCGGCGCGAGATGCAGCAAGGTGATGGCGGGCTTGCCGGCCATGCGCGCATAGCCGTCGGCGGCACCCGTCACCACGCCCTCGAACAGGCACAGGATGGGACGCACGGCATCGGTCTTGCCGATGGCGGTGACGAGGTGCATCTCCGACGTGCCCGGGTTGGCGAAGCACACTTCGATGCCGGCTTCGACCAGGGTATCGAGCAAGGTATGGGCGCCGTTCATGAATGCTCCTCGTGTACGTGTGGCGACCGTCCACGAGCGGACAGTCGCTGCCAAGGCCGCATGTTACGTTGCGCTGATCGTGCTCTGCAATTCATGATGCGCAGGGCCGAACGATGCCCTGCATCCTCGTCCTGCCATCGAGTGCGCCGCGTCGCGCGGCCGGGAGCAAACCATGAAGCGGCATCTGCAATTGCTGGCCGACTACCACGTGTGGGCCTTGGAGACACTTTACGAAGCGCTGCTGCCGCTCGACGACACGCGCTATCGCGCCGACCGCGGCCTGTTTTTCTACAGCATCCACGGCACGCTCAATCACCTGCTGGTGGCCGACAGCGTGTGGTTCGGGCGCTTCATCGGCCAGCCGTTCAGCGTCAGCGGTCTGGATGCGGAACTCGAGAGCGATCGCGAGAAACTCGAGCAGCGCCTGTGCGGGCACAGCGCCAACTGGCGCGCGTGGCTGGCCGCGCGCAGCGATGCCGAATTGGTGGCGCCGCTGGTCTACAGCAACATGTCGGGCACGCGCTTCGAACAGGAAACCGCCACGCTGCTGCTGCACGTGTTCAATCACGCCACCCATCACCGCGGTCAGATCTCGGCGGCGCTGACCGCCTATGGCATCGATGCCCCGGAAATGGACCTGATCTGGTACCTGAGGCGTGGGCCCTCGCCGCTAGGCTGAGCGTCTACTCCGCCGGCACGGTCGCCATCAAGGTCGCGCAATCCGGGCCGTAGCGCCGCTCGACGCTGTGGAAATTCTTCCAGTCGGAGTTCATGAGCTTGGTCATTTCTCCCGCCGAGCGCGCCATGAGATCGTCCAGGGATTTGCGTCCGACCAGCTTGATGCCCTCGTTGAAAGCCCGCTCGCCGGCGCCGTACACCTCTTCGTATTCCTTCATCGGCTTGACGTTCACGGCATTGAAATAGAACGCCGCGCAGGTCGCGAAGCGCGCGGCCTGGTCTTGCGCCGCGGAGGGCGTCTCGGCGGCCGCCCCCATGGCAAACGTCAACAGCGTGAGCGCGCAGAGCGCACGCGAAATGGACAGGGTCATGGCCTTACCTTCATCAATCATCGAGCTTGAAGGCGAGCTTGCTCGGCTCGCCGCGTTGCAGTGCGTCGACATGCTCGGCCAGCGTGATCATCGAGATCAAGTCGTGACCGGCGTCGAGGCGCGCACGCACCACGGTCTCGCGCGCCTCGATGGCGCGCGCGGCGGCGAGGAGCGCGCGAAATTCGGCGGCGCTGGCGACGATGAGACCGTCGTCGTCACCCACCACGATGTCGCCGGGCTTGACCGCCACGCCACCGCACACCACCGGTACCTGCAGGGCGCCGAGTTCACGGATGGTGCCGGACATCGGACACAGGCCGCGCGCGTAGACCGGCAAGGCCAGCTTGCGCAGCGTGCTGACATCGCGCACCGGGCCGTCGACGATGATGCCGGCGAGGCCGCGACGGGCCGCTTCCATGGAGAACAATTCGCCGACCACCGCGCGACTGCTGCCCTGCGTGTCGACAACGAGCACCTCGCCGGGCACGGCGGCATCGAGCGCGCGGATCACCGCCAGGAAGTCCTCGTGGCAACGCACGGTGCGCGCCACGCCCACCAGCTTCACGCCGGTATTGATGGCACGCAGCCCGACGTCCATCACGCGCAGCGCTTTGTCGGCGTCGGCCAGCGATGCGCAATCGAGTTCCAGCAGGGCTTGTCTGAGTTCGGCATCCATCACTGTCGTGCTCCGCGCAAAGTGTCGAGCAATTGCCGCGCACCGGCGGCG
The nucleotide sequence above comes from Pseudomonadota bacterium. Encoded proteins:
- a CDS encoding RraA family protein encodes the protein MDAELRQALLELDCASLADADKALRVMDVGLRAINTGVKLVGVARTVRCHEDFLAVIRALDAAVPGEVLVVDTQGSSRAVVGELFSMEAARRGLAGIIVDGPVRDVSTLRKLALPVYARGLCPMSGTIRELGALQVPVVCGGVAVKPGDIVVGDDDGLIVASAAEFRALLAAARAIEARETVVRARLDAGHDLISMITLAEHVDALQRGEPSKLAFKLDD
- a CDS encoding outer membrane lipoprotein-sorting protein, translating into MFRTITRVALATLAVLPLAVAGDAMAAPDADPVALLAEMQRALVPSVAQFSRVHVTARSDQPGGGSKDWDALVIRQRDEQGPRTAFSLTKPANLKGVGMLTAPHPRKPGLGLWLVTSEERRAVEYSPLEADRQFLSTRFNFDDVALTNRETQPPILLGSEQDSTHGEMWKIETRPLLDRYYSRMLTWLDADTYLPVKREYYDRAGKLWKVVSWETKKIDGIPTVTSIELHDLQSRDTASWRVQAVAYHHDALAKRVLSPIGMGEVQAHPFWSQLDELAHAQASHAP
- a CDS encoding P-II family nitrogen regulator — protein: MKLITAVIKPFKLDEVRLALADVGVQGLTVTEVKGFGRQRGHTELYRGAEYQVDFLPKVKLEIALDDAQVSRAIDAICKVARTGKIGDGKLFVTDLSQAIRIRTGESGPDAL
- a CDS encoding acetolactate synthase large subunit is translated as MNGAHTLLDTLVEAGIEVCFANPGTSEMHLVTAIGKTDAVRPILCLFEGVVTGAADGYARMAGKPAITLLHLAPGYANGMANLHNASKAHSAVVNIVGDHAVWHHQYNAPLTSDVPGHARLQSEWVRTSASAEDLALAGAEAVQAARGGAGRIATLIVPANHAWEPAHKSYDRLAPEGLAAVASSVIDEVAAALANGRRTAIVIGGGAMREAPLEVIGRIAAGCNATLLCETFPVRLQRGAGRVPLARIPYFAEQAIEFLKDFEQMILIGAQEPVAFFAYPGVASLLAPPECRMIALAGVHDDIPAAVAALAKRVTTADCPRQARIKPTLIDGELSPAAIGDVISAGLPDNAIISDEGITCGLELFLRTQGAPAHDWLAITGGSIGQGLPVSFGASVACPDRKVVAFQADGSAMYTVQSLWSMARERSDVTVVLLNNSSYAILNVELVRLKAGEPNAKTLSMLDLANPVIDWVSIAEGMQVDACKVETVAEFESAFAKAMATPGPHLIEVMVVQNLGVGMKR
- a CDS encoding DinB family protein yields the protein MKRHLQLLADYHVWALETLYEALLPLDDTRYRADRGLFFYSIHGTLNHLLVADSVWFGRFIGQPFSVSGLDAELESDREKLEQRLCGHSANWRAWLAARSDAELVAPLVYSNMSGTRFEQETATLLLHVFNHATHHRGQISAALTAYGIDAPEMDLIWYLRRGPSPLG
- a CDS encoding nuclear transport factor 2 family protein codes for the protein MSVEANKQLVLDTWGAVTKGDIDGFMSRLADDVTWTFFGSHRFAGTFRGKEELVAKLFAPLGEVLADGIKVHVDTATAEGDRVVIEARGEASAKDGRPYNNNYCIVVTVRDNKVAHVREYLDSELVTSVFGR